A stretch of the Malus sylvestris chromosome 10, drMalSylv7.2, whole genome shotgun sequence genome encodes the following:
- the LOC126587658 gene encoding polyphenol oxidase, chloroplastic-like, whose amino-acid sequence MASMSAPLVTSTTSIIPTTSLSPFSQKYHRISSFGNPRHSNLQAVSCKATNNSSDQNKNPSTSSNDHDHENPSPVNRDRRNVLIGLGSLYGGVAGLGSDPFAVAKPVSPPDLAKCGPADFPSGAVPTNCCPPTSQKIVDFKFPSPTKLRVRPAAHAVDKAYIEKYSKAIELMKALPDDDPRSFTQQADVHCAYCNGAYDQVGFPNLELQIHQSWLFFPFHRYYLYFHERILAKLIDDPTFALPFWNWDAPAGMQLPALYANPDSPLYDELRAASHQPPTLIDLDFNGTDETMSKDAQIEANLKIMYRQMVSNSKKQLLFFGSPYRAGTEPDPGAGAIEQTPHGPVHTWTGDNTQPNYEDMGNFYSTARDPIFFAHHLNLDRMWNIWKSIGTKNKDINDKDWLDTGFLFYDENAELVRVTVRDTLDNKKLGYTYEDVEIPWLNSRPTPRRTKLARKAKAAGVAKAAETTSSGKVVAGKDFPINLETKISTVVSRPKPKKRSKKEKEDEEEILVIRGIELDKDVAVKFDVYVNDVDDEDAAPSGPDKSEFAGSFVSVPHKQKEKSKSCLRLGLTDLLEDLGAEDDESVVVTLVPRYGAQAVKIGSIKIEFLA is encoded by the coding sequence ATGGCTTCTATGTCAGCTCCACTCGTCACCTCCACCACAAGTATCATCCCCacaacttctctctctcctttctcccaAAAGTATCACCGAATTTCCTCATTTGGAAACCCTAGGCATTCCAATTTACAAGCTGTCTCCTGCAAAGCCACAAATAATAGTAGtgaccaaaacaaaaaccctTCCACTAGCTCCAACGATCACGACCATGAAAACCCTTCTCCAGTAAACCGAGACAGAAGAAATGTACTTATAGGTCTCGGAAGCCTGTACGGTGGAGTGGCTGGTCTTGGCAGCGACCCCTTCGCTGTTGCAAAGCCAGTGTCGCCGCCTGACCTAGCCAAATGCGGACCTGCGGACTTTCCAAGTGGAGCAGTCCCGACCAACTGTTGCCCGCCAACGTCCCAAAAAATCGTAGACTTCAAATTCCCCTCCCCTACCAAACTCCGCGTCAGGCCGGCAGCTCACGCCGTGGATAAAGCCTACATCGAAAAATACTCAAAAGCCATCGAGCTCATGAAAGCCCTCCCGGACGACGATCCGCGTAGCTTCACCCAGCAAGCCGATGTCCACTGTGCCTATTGCAACGGTGCGTACGACCAAGTCGGCTTCCCCAACCTCGAGCTCCAAATCCATCAATCCTGGCTTTTCTTCCCCTTCCATCGTTACTACCTATACTTCCACGAAAGAATCTTGGCCAAACTCATAGACGATCCGACCTTCGCGTTGCCGTTTTGGAACTGGGACGCGCCAGCTGGCATGCAACTCCCTGCCTTGTACGCTAACCCTGACTCTCCGCTTTACGACGAGCTCCGCGCTGCCAGCCATCAGCCGCCAACTCTCATCGATCTTGACTTCAACGGCACGGATGAAACAATGTCCAAGGATGCTCAAATCGAAGCCAATCTCAAAATCATGTATAGGCAGATGGTTTCCAACTCCAAGAAACAGCTGTTGTTCTTTGGTTCGCCCTACAGGGCTGGCACTGAACCAGATCCAGGGGCCGGTGCAATCGAACAGACCCCACATGGTCCGGTTCATACATGGACCGGAGATAACACGCAACCTAATTATGAAGACATGGGGAATTTTTACTCCACTGCAAGGGATCCGATATTTTTTGCGCACCATTTGAATCTGGATCGAATGTGGAATATTTGGAAAAGTATAGGGACTAAAAATAAAGATATTAACGATAAGGATTGGTTGGATACGGGGTTTTTGTTTTATGACGAGAATGCTGAGCTTGTTAGGGTCACGGTGAGGGACACTCTTGATAATAAAAAGCTAGGGTATACGTATGAAGATGTTGAGATTCCATGGCTCAACTCTAGACCGACGCCACGTCGGACAAAGCTTGCGAGAAAGGCAAAGGCGGCTGGAGTTGCGAAGGCCGCTGAGACGACGTCATCGGGGAAGGTGGTGGCGGGTAAAGATTTTCCAATAAATTTGGAGACGAAGATAAGTACGGTGGTGTCAAGGCCGAAGCCGAAGAAGAGGagcaagaaggagaaagaggatgaggaggagaTATTGGTGATTCGGGGGATTGAGCTTGACAAAGATGTGGCTGTGAAGTTTGATGTGTATGTGAATGACGTGGATGATGAGGATGCGGCACCGAGTGGACCCGACAAGAGCGAGTTTGCTGGGAGTTTTGTGAGTGTGCCACATAAGCAGAAGGAAAAGAGCAAGAGTTGTTTAAGGTTGGGGTTAACGGACCTGTTGGAGGATTTGGGTGCTGAAGATGATGAGAGTGTGGTGGTGACTTTGGTGCCCAGGTACGGCGCTCAGGCTGTTAAGATCGGTAGCATCAAAATTGAATTTCTTGCTTGA